In a genomic window of Nomascus leucogenys isolate Asia chromosome 4, Asia_NLE_v1, whole genome shotgun sequence:
- the LOC115834655 gene encoding LOW QUALITY PROTEIN: uncharacterized protein LOC115834655 (The sequence of the model RefSeq protein was modified relative to this genomic sequence to represent the inferred CDS: deleted 2 bases in 2 codons), which translates to MGEASLRAYHMALGQEAGSGGGTFQIHHPLLGASAATSNFRQWGLEVDQETPSQCRMALPATQLPLPRFGWCWMSGALASALLICSTAGLTAAVGVATPPYFPGSLPPSLEKHPQPMEPQYLTAEGREHQEGPQEAGPKDGMLREDAPLAPGNDWSPLGRTLARGGRAAAQASACGHLGQDSGGRGCPARLISLMLRDRWENSREKDVEWGGCH; encoded by the exons ATGGGGGAAGCATCACTGAGAGCCTACCACATGGCTCTGGGCCAGGAAGCCGGCAGCGGAGGGGGCACCTTTCAGATCCACCATCCTCTCCTCGGTGCAAGTGCAGCAACCTCCAACTTCAGGCAG TGGGGTCTAGAGGTGGACCAAGAGACCCCAAGCCAGTGCAGA ATGGCGCTCCCGGCCACTCAGCTCCCCCTGCCTCGTTTTGGGTGGTGCTGGATGTCGGGAGCGCTGGCCTCTGCTCTGCTGATTTGCAG CACGGCTGGTCTGACAGCTGCTGTCGGTGTCGCGACCCCACCCTACTTCCCaggctccctgcctccttccctggaGAAGCATCCTCAGCCAATGGAGCCACAATACCTG ACAGCTGAAGGCAGGGAACACCAGGAGGGGCCCCAGGAAGCTGGCCCCAAGGACGGGATGCTGCGGGAAGATGCCCCGCTGGCCCCTGGT AATGACTGGAGCCCGTTG GGGAGGACCCTGGCACGAGgtggcagagcagctgctcaggccTCCGCCTGTGGTCACCTGGGACAGGACTCAGGTGGACGGGGATGCCCGGCTCGTTTAATATCACTGATGTTGAGAGACAGATGGGAAAATAGCCGTGAGAAGGACGTGGAGTGGGGAGGCTGTCACTGA